The region TGAACAAGTCCAACCGGTTTTCAATGAAGCCGGTTGGAAAATCGTGGTTTCTAATTATTATCAAGGGGAACCAATGGATAATTCTTTGGAAATCTATGCGAGAAGCGTTTATGCTGATATTTTTTACGGAAAATATCGCACCATAATCGCTCATTCAATGGGCGGATTGCTGATTCCGGAAAAATTGCCACGGCAAATGCTCCCGCCGGTAATTATTGAATCGCCACTAAACGGAGTTACCATGCGGCAATTCAAAATTATCAATCTGCTGGCAAGATTAAAAGGATTGGGAAAATCGCGCTTTCCGCTGGACAATATCAGCGTTCAAGGAATGTTGAGAAACGGTGATTTCATGGAAAATCGCAGAACCAAAAATTTTCCATGGATGATGCCAATGCTCCAAATAAACGGTTCACTGGGAACGAATTTTCTTGCCCGTTGGGACGGCGACACATTTGGAAAACATACCGATTGTATTGGGGTATATAAAGAATTTCCAAAAATTGATCATATCGCTCTCTTAACCGATCCCGATGTGATAAAAGCGGTTATAGCCCATTTAAATCGATGGGATGATAAATATGACGCTTTATCGCAACGGAGGATATATCGGAGGCCCCTCGAGGACGAACCTTGAGGCCTTTTTTTATACACGCGCAAGACGAATTTGCATAGATTTGCATAGGTGCCACCTATGCAATTTTTGTGTTTTCGACGGGTTTTTGGTATGTTGAAGGTATAAACATAAGCAATGGAATATGGACGATATTGAGAATAATTTGCAAAAATATAAGGATTTGATGGAGGGTTTGGCGCGCAAGATGCCCCAGATCGTTTTGGCGTATATTTTTGGCTCCACAGCAACCAATAGGCGCGGGCCGATGAGCGATTACGATTTCGCGGTCTATTTGAATGAACCGGACAAAAAAAAGAGATATGACATTAAATTCCAATTGATGGGCGAGCTGTCGAACGCGCTAAAAACCAACAAAGTTGATGTGGCGGTGATAAACGATACAGACAATATAAATCTAAAATACGCGATCATCAGCGAAAGCAAAGTTATTTTTGAAAAAGAGCCACATAAGATTATTGTGGAATCAAGAATTTTAAATGAATATTTTGATTTCAGAATTTTTATTGACACATATCAAAAAACAAAATGACAACAATCAATGTTATTGAATCAAAACTAAAAGCCATTGATGAATATTACTCGCAATTGCTTGAATATCGGAAACATTCGCAAAAAGATTTGGAAGGCGACGCCACGCTCAAAGGCGCTTTGGAGCGGTATCTATATTTGCTTTGCCAATCCGCAATTGATTTGGGCGAAGCGGTAATCGCTCTCAAAGATTTTTACCGGCCCGGATCATACGCAGAAATTTTTGAAACCCTGAAAGAAAAAGAGGTTATCTCATTGGAATTGGCGCAAAAAATGATTAGAATGACCGGCTTTCGTAATTCAATAATTCACGATTACCAAAAATTTGATTTTGCCATTGCCTATGAAGTTTTAATGTCAGGCATTGATGATATTAAGAAATTTGAATCAATTATCAAAAAGTACTTGAATTTGTAATTCCGATGCATCTCCCCTCGAGGATTAAAACTCTCGGGGTTCTTTTTTTATATACAAACGAGAGACTTGCACACACCAGGTCGGTGCAAGTTTTAAAGGGAGGAGATTTGGACGGCGTTGCTTCGGATAATATGCGATTTTAGTATACTATCCAAAATAAAATTCAGGCGATTGCCGACAAAATCGCTGCCGAAAATCAAAATGTGAGCTAATGATCATTCGCCCCTACGCGATATAACCCAAAACCCGCCGCGCAAATCCCACACGTCTTATTTTCCCGCCTGCGTTTAGAAAAACAAAAAACCGTCCCCTCAATTTGCTCGGGATGGTTTTGTGTTTTTGTTTGAAAATTGATAATTGAAAATTAAAACGACGATAAAAAGGTGGAAATCGGCCAGCCTACCGTTAAAGGCATTGAACTTTAACAAAATGATTGCAAAAGATTACGATTTTCGTTTTAAAATTTCCACTTCGGCGCGCAAATCCATTAAATCAATGTTGCGCGCGGTGTTTGCCAGTTTAGCTTCGATGCGCTCTTGGCCATCTTTGAGATCGGCGACATCATGCTCAATACATTCGATTCTCTCAATCTGTTCCAAAAACCCCTGTTGCATTTTTAATAACAATAAATCAGTTCTATCGTCAATCTTTTTGTCCAGAATACCAAACTTGGTGTCAATCTTTTTGTCCAGAATACCAAACTTGGTGTCAATCTTTTTGTCCAAAGTCGCAAACCCAACTGCCATTGCTTGCGCCAGCGATTCCAAAGTTACCGGTTGTTTTTTTAATGATTTTGCCATTGTTGCGAATTTATACTTCCATTATATAAAACTCGCCATCGCCCTGTCAATTTGTTGTTCATTCTCCTGATAAGAAATTTTTTAAGCGATTTGTTTCCTGCCTTCCAGCGCCGAACTTAAGGTTTCCTCGTCGGCGTATTCCAGTTCGCCGCCCATTGGCAAGCCCACGCCTAATTTGGTGATTCTTTTGCCTAAAGGTTTTAGGATCTTTTCAAGATAGAGGATCGTAGCGTAGCCTTCGGAAGTCGGGTTTATGGCTAGAATAATTTCCTTGATCGATTGGCTGGTTTTGACGCGGTTTTCCAGTTCGGCGATGCGCAATCCGGACAGGCTTTCTTTGTGTAAGGTCGAAACCGTACCGCCCAAAACAAAATATAAACCTTTATAGATTTTTGTTTTTTCTATAGTTGCCAGATCGGTTTCGCCAGCCACCACGCAAAGCTGGGTTTTATCGCGTTTGACATTCGCGCAAACCGGACACAGCGTCTTTTCCGATTCATAGATATTGAAGCACATCGGGCAGGTTTTGATGTTCACCTTCATATCCGTAATGGCTTGGATAAGTTCTTTCACCTTGGCATTATCCAGCCGCATCAAATAAAAAACAAACCGCGCCGCCGTTCGCGGCCCAACAGTGGGAAATTTACTAAACCTATCGATTAGTTTTTGAATGGAAGGGGAATACATTGCAAAATAAATTATTGGTCTTGATATTCATACCCCTCGGTATGATTTTTGAAGCAGACGGTGCGGTCGTCAAAATGCAATAATTGTTTGCCCACCGGGCCGTTGCGGTGCTTGGCGATAATGATTTCGGCAACGCCTTTTTGTTCGCTGTTTTCGCGGTAGCGGTCTTCGCGGTAAATAAACATCACCACATCGGCATCCTGCTCGATGGCACCGGATTCGCGCAAATCGGACAGCTTGGGAATGGGCGGGATACGCTGTTCCACGGCACGGGACAACTGGGATAGGACAAGCACAGGAATATTAAGCTCGCGCGCCAAGCCTTTCAAGGCGCGGGAATTTTCCGAAACTTGCTGGACCGGACTGGCCATCCGGTTGAGCGGTTCCATTAACTGCAAGTAATCAATTACCAAAAGACCAAGTCCGTTTTCAGCTTGCAAACGCCGCGACAGCGCTTTCATTTGCAGAACGGAAGGGGAGCCAACATCATCGATATACAACGGCATCTCGGATAAAATCGACAAGGCTCTTTGTATATTCTCAAAATCTTCGGTTTGTAATTTTCCGGTACGGATTTTCCAAAGATCAACGCCCGAATAAGCCGAAATCAAGCGATCAACCATCTGGTCTTTTGACATTTCCAAGGAAAACACGCCCACGGGAATTTTTTCGTTGTAAGCGATATTGGCCGCGATATTCAACGCCAAAGTTGATTTGCCCAGAGATGGCCGGGCGGCCAGAATTACCAAATCGGATCTTTGAAGCCCGGAAAGCATTTTGTCGAGATCGGCAAACCCCGTGGGTACGCCGCGCGTACCGGTGCCTTGCGACAACATTTCAATGCGGTCAAACGCCGCGCCCAAAGTGTCTTTTACGATAGTGAAATTCTGGCTCACGCCTTTCTGGGCGATATTGAAAATTTTCTTTTCCGCGTCATCAAGAACCGCCTCCAGATCGTCGCTTTCGTTATAACCCAGCATTTCAATTTCCTGCGATACCGAAATCAAATCGCGCAACACCCGCTTGTGCCGCACGATACGCGCATAGGACGCCACATGGCCGGAGCTTGGCACCAGATTGACCAATTCGGTTAAATACGCATTGCCGCCCACCGCCTCCAATTCGTTTTTGTCCTTCAACCGGTTTGAAAC is a window of Candidatus Nealsonbacteria bacterium DGGOD1a DNA encoding:
- a CDS encoding DUF86 domain-containing protein is translated as MTTINVIESKLKAIDEYYSQLLEYRKHSQKDLEGDATLKGALERYLYLLCQSAIDLGEAVIALKDFYRPGSYAEIFETLKEKEVISLELAQKMIRMTGFRNSIIHDYQKFDFAIAYEVLMSGIDDIKKFESIIKKYLNL
- the recR gene encoding recombination mediator RecR, which translates into the protein MYSPSIQKLIDRFSKFPTVGPRTAARFVFYLMRLDNAKVKELIQAITDMKVNIKTCPMCFNIYESEKTLCPVCANVKRDKTQLCVVAGETDLATIEKTKIYKGLYFVLGGTVSTLHKESLSGLRIAELENRVKTSQSIKEIILAINPTSEGYATILYLEKILKPLGKRITKLGVGLPMGGELEYADEETLSSALEGRKQIA
- a CDS encoding nucleotidyltransferase domain-containing protein codes for the protein MDDIENNLQKYKDLMEGLARKMPQIVLAYIFGSTATNRRGPMSDYDFAVYLNEPDKKKRYDIKFQLMGELSNALKTNKVDVAVINDTDNINLKYAIISESKVIFEKEPHKIIVESRILNEYFDFRIFIDTYQKTK
- the dnaB gene encoding replicative DNA helicase, whose translation is MVNVAPTKIPPQSLEIEQSVLGCLMLDRSAMMKVADVLSPDDFYKHSHKEIYAVCRELFEKGDPIDFLSVSNRLKDKNELEAVGGNAYLTELVNLVPSSGHVASYARIVRHKRVLRDLISVSQEIEMLGYNESDDLEAVLDDAEKKIFNIAQKGVSQNFTIVKDTLGAAFDRIEMLSQGTGTRGVPTGFADLDKMLSGLQRSDLVILAARPSLGKSTLALNIAANIAYNEKIPVGVFSLEMSKDQMVDRLISAYSGVDLWKIRTGKLQTEDFENIQRALSILSEMPLYIDDVGSPSVLQMKALSRRLQAENGLGLLVIDYLQLMEPLNRMASPVQQVSENSRALKGLARELNIPVLVLSQLSRAVEQRIPPIPKLSDLRESGAIEQDADVVMFIYREDRYRENSEQKGVAEIIIAKHRNGPVGKQLLHFDDRTVCFKNHTEGYEYQDQ